Proteins from a genomic interval of Coccinella septempunctata chromosome 2, icCocSept1.1, whole genome shotgun sequence:
- the LOC123306437 gene encoding WD repeat, SAM and U-box domain-containing protein 1-like isoform X1 → MKIEGKWTCKEFSRGIMSCLGLDVKILQKVIGHKSDVTTCDFAANSTLITGSGDKTVRVWDWVPGEGYMERSNSPLRDHRYNVTCIQASPQGFMFASTSVDGTAILWNVHSLDKIYTMAQVNGDPIRVCRFSPDSALFVTGGDNGAVCIWDLARRNMIRTVWDHKGATQSLAFTPDSLYLVTACSMEVINVWYVQDLVDTVNESGCSPAACLVNALDMGVLSLDVSKHIEIEDFSDDNPLQKQYTLASSGSSNEIKIWNITSISYPKERGSGQKVLITLRNVLEGHSSSVTCVKYGSGENLVSCSLDKTIKIWDELGNCIAQLHGHARYVNCVSITKDFALIASGSNDRQIIVWDVNGSLSLDSEIAKHQKTNGNSDHLSPEAHVAQNVENMELLEKIDDLADGSINSCCFHSNNRLGIGSGDKSVKLFSLIEHNLTEVPFSPLEGHTYAVNYLDISKDGTKLATCSQDGCAFLWNPENGDKIGSVPTSSLSIRVCRFSPDARFLVTAGDDEKAFVWNTDTMENIATLEGHLDAITCACFTPDCELIATTCFNEDFRLWNCCDNFKLIHVEEDVHTTGIQSCDFSTNLEPIPNISMDDQQTYLLATCGNDSVAKLWCITVPKTRGIPCYDEVNIKIWRSLYGHGGSLTCIKFSPCLGEIVCSTATDRQARLWSVYSGECLYVLDHNSIVTTCSFTENCTLLAIGCIDKSLWMWKLPSQLVFQTAVVNKIKHLSKNLYDWSTADVSNWLESVGLTEIKINALNASLDGQKMVTFSEEEICSALDIDGDEAVSLAKEIRWLKQGDSKVLNSKREDIPYDFLCPITHEVMLEPVVCSDGFTYERRAITEWFMAGKYTSPMTNEPLVTTAYKMNNELRNAIRSFLDLDE, encoded by the exons atgaaaattGAAGGCAAGTGGACATGTAAAGAATTTTCAAG agGTATCATGTCTTGTTTGGGACTAGATGTCAAGATACTTCAAAAAGTTATTGGACACAAAAGTGACGTCACAACATGCGATTTTGCTGCTAATTCTACACTGATCACCGGATCTGG AGATAAGACAGTGCGAGTATGGGATTGGGTTCCAGGAGAAGGCTACATGGAAAGGTCAAATTCGCCATTGCGAGACCACAGATATAACGTTACTTGTATACAGGCTTCACCTCAGGGTTTTATGTTTGCATCTACTTCTGTGGATGGTACGGCTATCTTGTGGAACGTCCATTCCCTGGACAAAATATATACCATGGCACAAGTTAACGGTGATCCCATCAGAGTGTGCAG ATTTTCTCCGGACAGTGCCCTGTTTGTTACCGGCGGCGATAATGGAGCTGTGTGTATTTGGGATTTGGCGCGCAGGAATATGATTAG gaCAGTTTGGGATCACAAGGGTGCCACACAATCGCTCGCATTCACGCCCGATTCTCTGTATTTAGTTACAGCTTGTTCCATGGAGGTGATCAACGTTTGGTACGTTCAAGATCTGGTAGACACGGTTAATGAATCGGGATGTTCACCTGCAGCGTGCCTTGTGAATGCCCTGGATATGGGAGTGCTTAGTTTAGACGTCTCCAAACACATTGAGATAGAAG ATTTTTCAGATGACAATCCCTTACAAAAGCAATATACCTTGGCCTCGAGCGGATCTTCTAACGAGATCAAAATATGGAACATAACCTCAATTTCTTATCCTAAAGAGAGGGGTTCAGGTCAAAAAGTTCTCATTACCTTACGAAACGTTTTAGAAGGGCATTCCTCGTCCGTTACTTGCGTTAAGTATGGAAGCGGCGAAAACTTAGTGTCTTGCAGTCTGGACAAAACCATCAAGATATGGGATGAACTAGGTAATTGTATAGCTCAGTTGCACGGACACGCACGATACGTGAACTGCGTTTCCATCACGAAGGATTTCGCTTTGATTGCCTCAG GTTCGAATGATCGTCAAATTATCGTTTGGGACGTAAACGGAAGTTTATCTTTGGATTCGGAGATCGCCAAGCATCAAAAAACGAACGGCAATTCAGATCATCTATCTCCCGAAGCGCACGTAGCCCAAAATGTGGAAAACATGGAACTATTGGAAAAAATCGATGATCTCGCGGATGGATCGATAAACAGTTgttgttttcattcgaataaccGACTTGGTATAGGATCCGG GGATAAGAGCGtcaaattgttcagtttgatCGAGCACAACTTGACCGAAGTTCCGTTCTCGCCGCTTGAGGGTCATACCTATGCGGTGAACTATTTGGACATTTCCAAAGATGGCACGAAGTTAGCTACTTGTTCTCAGGACGGATGTGCTTTTCTGTGGAATCCCGAG AATGGCGATAAAATTGGATCAGTGCCAACCAGTAGCTTATCGATTAGAGTTTGCAGGTTTTCTCCCGATGCCAGATTCCTGGTAACAGCTGGTGACGACGAAAAAGCTTTCGTGTGGAACACGGACACCATGGAAAATATCGC GACTCTGGAGGGCCACTTGGACGCGATAACTTGCGCCTGCTTCACCCCGGACTGCGAGCTCATTGCAACAACCTGCTTCAACGAGGACTTCAGGCTGTGGAACTGCTGTGataatttcaaattgatacaCGTGGAAGAGGACGTACATACGACCGGTATTCAAAGCTGTGATTTTTCTACAAATTTAGAACCTATCCCGAATATATCGATGGACGATCAGCAGACTTATCTATTGGCCACCTGCGGTAACGACAGCGTTGCCAAACTTTGGTGTATCACGGTGCCAAAG ACACGGGGAATCCCTTGTTACGATGAAGTCAACATCAAGATATGGCGTTCTTTATACGGCCATGGGGGTAGTTTGACTTGTATAAAATTTTCCCCTTGCCTGGGAGAAATAGTTTGTTCTACGGCCACCGATAGACAAGCGAGGTTATGGTCGGTCTACAGCGGCGAATGCCTCTATGTCCTGGACCACAACTCGATTGTCACCACCTGCTCATTCACAGAAAATTGTACCTTATTGGCGATAGGTTGTATAGATAAGTCTCTGTGGATGTGGAAGCTACCGTCACAATTG gtgTTTCAGACTGCAGTGGTgaacaaaataaaacatttATCGAAAAACCTGTACGATTGGTCGACTGCGGACGTATCGAATTGGCTGGAAAGCGTCGGTTTGACCGAAATAAAGATAAACGCTCTGAACGCCTCTCTGGACGGCCAGAAGATGGTGACCTTCAGCGAAGAGGAGATCTGCTCGGCATTAGACATAG ATGGTGACGAGGCCGTATCCTTGGCCAAAGAAATCAGGTGGCTTAAACAGGGCGATTCCAAGGTACTAAACTCGAAAAGGGAGGATATACCTTACGATTTCTTGTGTCCCATCACCCATGAGGTGATGCTGGAACCAGTCGTATGCAGCGACGGGTTCACGTACGAGAGACGAGCCATAACCGAATGGTTTATGGCCGGTAAATATACCAGTCCAATGACGAACGAACCCCTAGTTACTACGGCTTATAAGATGAACAACGAACTAAGAAACGCCATACGTTCTTTCTTGGACTTGGATGAATga
- the LOC123306437 gene encoding WD repeat, SAM and U-box domain-containing protein 1-like isoform X3: MSCLGLDVKILQKVIGHKSDVTTCDFAANSTLITGSGDKTVRVWDWVPGEGYMERSNSPLRDHRYNVTCIQASPQGFMFASTSVDGTAILWNVHSLDKIYTMAQVNGDPIRVCRFSPDSALFVTGGDNGAVCIWDLARRNMIRTVWDHKGATQSLAFTPDSLYLVTACSMEVINVWYVQDLVDTVNESGCSPAACLVNALDMGVLSLDVSKHIEIEDFSDDNPLQKQYTLASSGSSNEIKIWNITSISYPKERGSGQKVLITLRNVLEGHSSSVTCVKYGSGENLVSCSLDKTIKIWDELGNCIAQLHGHARYVNCVSITKDFALIASGSNDRQIIVWDVNGSLSLDSEIAKHQKTNGNSDHLSPEAHVAQNVENMELLEKIDDLADGSINSCCFHSNNRLGIGSGDKSVKLFSLIEHNLTEVPFSPLEGHTYAVNYLDISKDGTKLATCSQDGCAFLWNPENGDKIGSVPTSSLSIRVCRFSPDARFLVTAGDDEKAFVWNTDTMENIATLEGHLDAITCACFTPDCELIATTCFNEDFRLWNCCDNFKLIHVEEDVHTTGIQSCDFSTNLEPIPNISMDDQQTYLLATCGNDSVAKLWCITVPKTRGIPCYDEVNIKIWRSLYGHGGSLTCIKFSPCLGEIVCSTATDRQARLWSVYSGECLYVLDHNSIVTTCSFTENCTLLAIGCIDKSLWMWKLPSQLVFQTAVVNKIKHLSKNLYDWSTADVSNWLESVGLTEIKINALNASLDGQKMVTFSEEEICSALDIDGDEAVSLAKEIRWLKQGDSKVLNSKREDIPYDFLCPITHEVMLEPVVCSDGFTYERRAITEWFMAGKYTSPMTNEPLVTTAYKMNNELRNAIRSFLDLDE; this comes from the exons ATGTCTTGTTTGGGACTAGATGTCAAGATACTTCAAAAAGTTATTGGACACAAAAGTGACGTCACAACATGCGATTTTGCTGCTAATTCTACACTGATCACCGGATCTGG AGATAAGACAGTGCGAGTATGGGATTGGGTTCCAGGAGAAGGCTACATGGAAAGGTCAAATTCGCCATTGCGAGACCACAGATATAACGTTACTTGTATACAGGCTTCACCTCAGGGTTTTATGTTTGCATCTACTTCTGTGGATGGTACGGCTATCTTGTGGAACGTCCATTCCCTGGACAAAATATATACCATGGCACAAGTTAACGGTGATCCCATCAGAGTGTGCAG ATTTTCTCCGGACAGTGCCCTGTTTGTTACCGGCGGCGATAATGGAGCTGTGTGTATTTGGGATTTGGCGCGCAGGAATATGATTAG gaCAGTTTGGGATCACAAGGGTGCCACACAATCGCTCGCATTCACGCCCGATTCTCTGTATTTAGTTACAGCTTGTTCCATGGAGGTGATCAACGTTTGGTACGTTCAAGATCTGGTAGACACGGTTAATGAATCGGGATGTTCACCTGCAGCGTGCCTTGTGAATGCCCTGGATATGGGAGTGCTTAGTTTAGACGTCTCCAAACACATTGAGATAGAAG ATTTTTCAGATGACAATCCCTTACAAAAGCAATATACCTTGGCCTCGAGCGGATCTTCTAACGAGATCAAAATATGGAACATAACCTCAATTTCTTATCCTAAAGAGAGGGGTTCAGGTCAAAAAGTTCTCATTACCTTACGAAACGTTTTAGAAGGGCATTCCTCGTCCGTTACTTGCGTTAAGTATGGAAGCGGCGAAAACTTAGTGTCTTGCAGTCTGGACAAAACCATCAAGATATGGGATGAACTAGGTAATTGTATAGCTCAGTTGCACGGACACGCACGATACGTGAACTGCGTTTCCATCACGAAGGATTTCGCTTTGATTGCCTCAG GTTCGAATGATCGTCAAATTATCGTTTGGGACGTAAACGGAAGTTTATCTTTGGATTCGGAGATCGCCAAGCATCAAAAAACGAACGGCAATTCAGATCATCTATCTCCCGAAGCGCACGTAGCCCAAAATGTGGAAAACATGGAACTATTGGAAAAAATCGATGATCTCGCGGATGGATCGATAAACAGTTgttgttttcattcgaataaccGACTTGGTATAGGATCCGG GGATAAGAGCGtcaaattgttcagtttgatCGAGCACAACTTGACCGAAGTTCCGTTCTCGCCGCTTGAGGGTCATACCTATGCGGTGAACTATTTGGACATTTCCAAAGATGGCACGAAGTTAGCTACTTGTTCTCAGGACGGATGTGCTTTTCTGTGGAATCCCGAG AATGGCGATAAAATTGGATCAGTGCCAACCAGTAGCTTATCGATTAGAGTTTGCAGGTTTTCTCCCGATGCCAGATTCCTGGTAACAGCTGGTGACGACGAAAAAGCTTTCGTGTGGAACACGGACACCATGGAAAATATCGC GACTCTGGAGGGCCACTTGGACGCGATAACTTGCGCCTGCTTCACCCCGGACTGCGAGCTCATTGCAACAACCTGCTTCAACGAGGACTTCAGGCTGTGGAACTGCTGTGataatttcaaattgatacaCGTGGAAGAGGACGTACATACGACCGGTATTCAAAGCTGTGATTTTTCTACAAATTTAGAACCTATCCCGAATATATCGATGGACGATCAGCAGACTTATCTATTGGCCACCTGCGGTAACGACAGCGTTGCCAAACTTTGGTGTATCACGGTGCCAAAG ACACGGGGAATCCCTTGTTACGATGAAGTCAACATCAAGATATGGCGTTCTTTATACGGCCATGGGGGTAGTTTGACTTGTATAAAATTTTCCCCTTGCCTGGGAGAAATAGTTTGTTCTACGGCCACCGATAGACAAGCGAGGTTATGGTCGGTCTACAGCGGCGAATGCCTCTATGTCCTGGACCACAACTCGATTGTCACCACCTGCTCATTCACAGAAAATTGTACCTTATTGGCGATAGGTTGTATAGATAAGTCTCTGTGGATGTGGAAGCTACCGTCACAATTG gtgTTTCAGACTGCAGTGGTgaacaaaataaaacatttATCGAAAAACCTGTACGATTGGTCGACTGCGGACGTATCGAATTGGCTGGAAAGCGTCGGTTTGACCGAAATAAAGATAAACGCTCTGAACGCCTCTCTGGACGGCCAGAAGATGGTGACCTTCAGCGAAGAGGAGATCTGCTCGGCATTAGACATAG ATGGTGACGAGGCCGTATCCTTGGCCAAAGAAATCAGGTGGCTTAAACAGGGCGATTCCAAGGTACTAAACTCGAAAAGGGAGGATATACCTTACGATTTCTTGTGTCCCATCACCCATGAGGTGATGCTGGAACCAGTCGTATGCAGCGACGGGTTCACGTACGAGAGACGAGCCATAACCGAATGGTTTATGGCCGGTAAATATACCAGTCCAATGACGAACGAACCCCTAGTTACTACGGCTTATAAGATGAACAACGAACTAAGAAACGCCATACGTTCTTTCTTGGACTTGGATGAATga
- the LOC123306437 gene encoding WD repeat, SAM and U-box domain-containing protein 1-like isoform X2 codes for MKIEGKWTCKEFSRGIMSCLGLDVKILQKVIGHKSDVTTCDFAANSTLITGSGDKTVRVWDWVPGEGYMERSNSPLRDHRYNVTCIQASPQGFMFASTSVDGTAILWNVHSLDKIYTMAQVNGDPIRVCRFSPDSALFVTGGDNGAVCIWDLARRNMIRTVWDHKGATQSLAFTPDSLYLVTACSMEVINVWYVQDLVDTVNESGCSPAACLVNALDMGVLSLDVSKHIEIEDDNPLQKQYTLASSGSSNEIKIWNITSISYPKERGSGQKVLITLRNVLEGHSSSVTCVKYGSGENLVSCSLDKTIKIWDELGNCIAQLHGHARYVNCVSITKDFALIASGSNDRQIIVWDVNGSLSLDSEIAKHQKTNGNSDHLSPEAHVAQNVENMELLEKIDDLADGSINSCCFHSNNRLGIGSGDKSVKLFSLIEHNLTEVPFSPLEGHTYAVNYLDISKDGTKLATCSQDGCAFLWNPENGDKIGSVPTSSLSIRVCRFSPDARFLVTAGDDEKAFVWNTDTMENIATLEGHLDAITCACFTPDCELIATTCFNEDFRLWNCCDNFKLIHVEEDVHTTGIQSCDFSTNLEPIPNISMDDQQTYLLATCGNDSVAKLWCITVPKTRGIPCYDEVNIKIWRSLYGHGGSLTCIKFSPCLGEIVCSTATDRQARLWSVYSGECLYVLDHNSIVTTCSFTENCTLLAIGCIDKSLWMWKLPSQLVFQTAVVNKIKHLSKNLYDWSTADVSNWLESVGLTEIKINALNASLDGQKMVTFSEEEICSALDIDGDEAVSLAKEIRWLKQGDSKVLNSKREDIPYDFLCPITHEVMLEPVVCSDGFTYERRAITEWFMAGKYTSPMTNEPLVTTAYKMNNELRNAIRSFLDLDE; via the exons atgaaaattGAAGGCAAGTGGACATGTAAAGAATTTTCAAG agGTATCATGTCTTGTTTGGGACTAGATGTCAAGATACTTCAAAAAGTTATTGGACACAAAAGTGACGTCACAACATGCGATTTTGCTGCTAATTCTACACTGATCACCGGATCTGG AGATAAGACAGTGCGAGTATGGGATTGGGTTCCAGGAGAAGGCTACATGGAAAGGTCAAATTCGCCATTGCGAGACCACAGATATAACGTTACTTGTATACAGGCTTCACCTCAGGGTTTTATGTTTGCATCTACTTCTGTGGATGGTACGGCTATCTTGTGGAACGTCCATTCCCTGGACAAAATATATACCATGGCACAAGTTAACGGTGATCCCATCAGAGTGTGCAG ATTTTCTCCGGACAGTGCCCTGTTTGTTACCGGCGGCGATAATGGAGCTGTGTGTATTTGGGATTTGGCGCGCAGGAATATGATTAG gaCAGTTTGGGATCACAAGGGTGCCACACAATCGCTCGCATTCACGCCCGATTCTCTGTATTTAGTTACAGCTTGTTCCATGGAGGTGATCAACGTTTGGTACGTTCAAGATCTGGTAGACACGGTTAATGAATCGGGATGTTCACCTGCAGCGTGCCTTGTGAATGCCCTGGATATGGGAGTGCTTAGTTTAGACGTCTCCAAACACATTGAGATAGAAG ATGACAATCCCTTACAAAAGCAATATACCTTGGCCTCGAGCGGATCTTCTAACGAGATCAAAATATGGAACATAACCTCAATTTCTTATCCTAAAGAGAGGGGTTCAGGTCAAAAAGTTCTCATTACCTTACGAAACGTTTTAGAAGGGCATTCCTCGTCCGTTACTTGCGTTAAGTATGGAAGCGGCGAAAACTTAGTGTCTTGCAGTCTGGACAAAACCATCAAGATATGGGATGAACTAGGTAATTGTATAGCTCAGTTGCACGGACACGCACGATACGTGAACTGCGTTTCCATCACGAAGGATTTCGCTTTGATTGCCTCAG GTTCGAATGATCGTCAAATTATCGTTTGGGACGTAAACGGAAGTTTATCTTTGGATTCGGAGATCGCCAAGCATCAAAAAACGAACGGCAATTCAGATCATCTATCTCCCGAAGCGCACGTAGCCCAAAATGTGGAAAACATGGAACTATTGGAAAAAATCGATGATCTCGCGGATGGATCGATAAACAGTTgttgttttcattcgaataaccGACTTGGTATAGGATCCGG GGATAAGAGCGtcaaattgttcagtttgatCGAGCACAACTTGACCGAAGTTCCGTTCTCGCCGCTTGAGGGTCATACCTATGCGGTGAACTATTTGGACATTTCCAAAGATGGCACGAAGTTAGCTACTTGTTCTCAGGACGGATGTGCTTTTCTGTGGAATCCCGAG AATGGCGATAAAATTGGATCAGTGCCAACCAGTAGCTTATCGATTAGAGTTTGCAGGTTTTCTCCCGATGCCAGATTCCTGGTAACAGCTGGTGACGACGAAAAAGCTTTCGTGTGGAACACGGACACCATGGAAAATATCGC GACTCTGGAGGGCCACTTGGACGCGATAACTTGCGCCTGCTTCACCCCGGACTGCGAGCTCATTGCAACAACCTGCTTCAACGAGGACTTCAGGCTGTGGAACTGCTGTGataatttcaaattgatacaCGTGGAAGAGGACGTACATACGACCGGTATTCAAAGCTGTGATTTTTCTACAAATTTAGAACCTATCCCGAATATATCGATGGACGATCAGCAGACTTATCTATTGGCCACCTGCGGTAACGACAGCGTTGCCAAACTTTGGTGTATCACGGTGCCAAAG ACACGGGGAATCCCTTGTTACGATGAAGTCAACATCAAGATATGGCGTTCTTTATACGGCCATGGGGGTAGTTTGACTTGTATAAAATTTTCCCCTTGCCTGGGAGAAATAGTTTGTTCTACGGCCACCGATAGACAAGCGAGGTTATGGTCGGTCTACAGCGGCGAATGCCTCTATGTCCTGGACCACAACTCGATTGTCACCACCTGCTCATTCACAGAAAATTGTACCTTATTGGCGATAGGTTGTATAGATAAGTCTCTGTGGATGTGGAAGCTACCGTCACAATTG gtgTTTCAGACTGCAGTGGTgaacaaaataaaacatttATCGAAAAACCTGTACGATTGGTCGACTGCGGACGTATCGAATTGGCTGGAAAGCGTCGGTTTGACCGAAATAAAGATAAACGCTCTGAACGCCTCTCTGGACGGCCAGAAGATGGTGACCTTCAGCGAAGAGGAGATCTGCTCGGCATTAGACATAG ATGGTGACGAGGCCGTATCCTTGGCCAAAGAAATCAGGTGGCTTAAACAGGGCGATTCCAAGGTACTAAACTCGAAAAGGGAGGATATACCTTACGATTTCTTGTGTCCCATCACCCATGAGGTGATGCTGGAACCAGTCGTATGCAGCGACGGGTTCACGTACGAGAGACGAGCCATAACCGAATGGTTTATGGCCGGTAAATATACCAGTCCAATGACGAACGAACCCCTAGTTACTACGGCTTATAAGATGAACAACGAACTAAGAAACGCCATACGTTCTTTCTTGGACTTGGATGAATga